GTGATGTTACGGAGTTATACTTGATAATGCAATAATCtcttttagttttattattttcaatacatACCTGTATCTCTGCAGCTAGTATTACCAATATGATTTTCCTGTTGTACATTGTATTGAtcttcgttttcctcttcTGCCGCAAGACGTgcttctatctccttctctgtctttttgaATGCCTGCTGCCGACGTCTCAAAGTTTCCTGTAAAACGATTAACGTCAGATATAGACTCTTCCTTCccacgttctctcttttctttcttttttctcttttaccgaAACCGTTACGAtctaaaatgtatattaaataccATCAGCTCTTCGTCACTATCATTGTTTTGGAGTTGTTCTTGCTCATTCTGTTCTTCCTCGGATTCGCTATTACTGTCGCCGTAGATGCCCAGACCTATGACACACAAATATTTAGTTAAATCCATTTTAAAATTCTCACACTGATCCTTAAACGTGAAAGAACATACGTTGAACCAATAAATTTGCTGCTgctatttcattataaaatgtCCTGAGAGACATCTTCATTTTGTAATCTGTCAGTAAGTATTGAAAGTGCAACATTGCACAAACAGTAACTTTTGCAAGCGACTGTTTCTACAACCATCCTTAGGGAAACACAGCACGTGGAAgatcataaatacatatataacttacCAAGTTTTCGAGTGATCTGAGCAAGAGGGGCCGTGTTGTTGAAGGATGCGACTGAGTGCTCTCCTGCAGGGGCTTACAATACACACGCATTTAGTAATCAATCGCTAAGAGTTACTTTGCGGATACCATCCCCCCTCCCCAAAAAACACATATTGTAAATTACGCTGCTCAGCGTTTTGTAAGGAGAGAGACAACTCTGTTCCTCACATAGCTGAAAAagcttttattcttatctcaTTAAACTATCAAAACTGAGATTTTTCGTaagtttaaattaataagatattattttacaatatcttAAGCTTACAGGTATCAGTTAATGAATGTAATATACCTATACACAAGCGTGCACGCGCACGCTCTTATATTGCACtttaatgatgataaaaattattaaaatctctACCAACTACAGCatgttattatattcaatgcaatgtaatataaaagagagacaatATTCTTACGTTCGAACAGAGATACAAAGATATTTACGTAAGTTTCTTGAAACGACACGGTTAAAGCGAATTCTTTCGCGATCAATGATTTCACTGAGAACGGTAGGTCCGTCTTTACACGATTTATCCCTTgaatcgtataaattaatgCATAACATGCTGTAATTTAGTAAATGAACTGAATTGATGAATCGTTATCACtaatagaagaataaaaaataaatttttcataagaGTAAATGTGACAGTGACAGTACTTATGTATGAAACATGAGATTCATGAACTTTCAAGCTATATGTCAAACGTGTTGTACGACCCCACCTGTCCAATTTTCGTGTGAAAGTAATCGTACGAAAGTAATCGTGCGCTTATCGCGCATATACAAGTACATTTTGATACATCTTTTCATACGTCTTTACGTATCCTCCATTAGTAGTTAATGGAACAAGCGTACAACTAAACTCTTATCCttgatacataataatatatcgtcagatagagttttatttttattatttttgtattacgaATTCTACACTTCATCGATCACATATTCGACCAGCATATGTTTATGTCAACACGTTGGAgcacgataaaataatatatactatagtatAAGCATACTTTATAACACACTGCTTCTCAAAACTCCGTGATTTTCTTCCGAATTTAATGCAAAAATTGTATGTATGGCATTCTGTTAACGTATAATGTTTAAACTAACGATATAATCACAATAAACTAATATAGAAGTAAAGTAAAGGCTTCATACTCCTGGAAGAGAAAATCAGATGTCCTGCAACTGTCAAATAATTAAGCCTAtggattaaaaaatctttgtttAATGTTGTAAATATTGCATTATACAATGGGGCCGATAGTGCTCTCCATGACATGGCACAAAATTCATGTaaattaagtattatatattgacGAGGAAAAATATGAAGTTTCGTTATGTTAGTGTTATCATGTGTATCTGGAGTACCTTTGGCACGTGCGCGATTCCAAACCTCTCTGCATACTACCCCAATTTCTTCATTCGTTACTTCCAAAAGAATTTCTGTTAGAGATCTTCGAACTTTCAACATCTATGGCACAAAATTAGCTGTAAATTCGTATATGACTCATagtacgttaaaaaaaaagacgacgTTCAATTATTTACCACATCCTGCAAAATTTCCTCTTGCGATCGTTTAACGGTAACGGGCATACTACCAGAGACCGGTGTCGGACTATTATCAGCGGCTATACTTGGCTCAGGTGAATCAGCATCTCGAAAACGTGACTTTCTTGGACGAATAACATCTGGTGTACGTTCgtaattctttttgttaatattctgTTCGGTCGAACTTGTCTCGAATTCTTgatctacttctttttccgaATCTGAATCCTACGTGGAGAATCAAGTTTCGATTGTACTTTACTTACTgaatcttattaatttatcgtataCTTACAAATTTACTTTTCGAAGGATTAAGAACTAAACGAGCCTCATCCTCGGCCTTTTTACGAGCttctatttcttgttttcttaaaatttcttgtctttctcgttctactgctttttgtttttccctttccattttttctaatCCTTCTCTAATCCATGCTGGCAATTGACGACGTTTTGCTGCATCTATGAAGTGATCATATTTAATGGAATCTtgcttttcattatttcttaagAATCATTTTGGAAATTCCTCTATATTTTTACCGATGGTAGTAGTCGTATCTTCTTCTGGTGTTTTTTCCCTATTGTTTCTACATCTTACTGCATCAATAGGTCTCATATGTGGTATTCGATTGGTATGCCGAATACCTTTCATATAAAGTAATGGCTGAGAAGGCACTGCAGTTGAAGATTCACCAGACCAGAAGTTACTGACCTAAGGTTACACGCGTTGTTGTAAATGTGCTTGCAAAGTTGAGGCAAGACTTGATAAAACAAATCTTTCTTATcatcatatcttttttctattaagaGATACTAACTTGTTGATTATAAGGTTGCGACGGAGGTGCGGAATTATAAGAATACAGCGATGGTGTTACTGGAGGTGGTACGTTAAATTCTGTAGTCGATATCGTTGGACCAGGTGGAATGATGGGTAATGTAGGTACTCCTGCAGGTTTTCCGTCAGGACCTATAGTAACTCCAGGAGGTGGAACACCAGTCCACTCCCAAGTTCCAGTATTGGAGTTAGAAGTGTTCCAATGTCCCCATTGACTCCATTGAGCCCAAGCGTCTGATGACattaagtttttatatatatatatatgtatgtatgtattacaaGTATTTTATAGAGACAAGCTGATATATGGTATAAGTTGTTATATTACCAGAACCACTAATCGTGGGAGCCGGTGGTGCCGGTGGAATATCATCTTCTTTGGTATCCATATCCATAGGTGCTTCACCACTACTATCGTTCCCTGGGCACAGGGAATCGatcgatggtggtggtggagcaGGTGGAACAaccgtttctttcatttttatccatTGTTGAGCTAATGCAGCCCAATCAACTATGGtaacgtataatttattatttcattattgcTACCGATGACAAAAGTAAAAGTTTAATAGATTTGACATAATGGAACCGTATATTACGGAAAATACAATAAACAGCATTATTTTTGATCTTTCAGAATGTTGGAGATTATGGATTTATAGAGACAGAACAAATAATTTCTGTAGCTATACATTCAATATCAAAAAGTATAATACACTTTTGATTCATGGTAAGATAATTAGGAAtgcaaattaataaatttcatttgttaGCCTACCTTGATCATTACTCATATTTTGATATGCTGAAGGATTTAAGGCCCATTGTGTTGGATAATCTTTCCCTTCAAACATGTCGCCACTCATTTTCATCCGTAATATTTAACAACTTTATCTATTTTGGTTAAATAGCATTCCACTAATCGTTGCAAAAAAATCCAACACTGGAATAttgctatatatgtatatactacatGCGTATATTCACATACGcgagtgcgcgcgcgcgcgcgcattgCTTTTATGTAGGCATTCTTATTACATCACGATTAtgtgaaaattgattttaatttttcaagtgTCTTACTTTATTGACcgaatatcaaaattattcggAATCCTAAAATATTGTAGCACAAAGTACATTCCATGCGCGAAAGTTATTGTTGATGATTCGAAGGaacgaatatatttgataGAACGATAACAAATTATCGGTTACTAATGGTAACGGtgtaaaaaaagttatatataatttttttgagttattaaaaaattacgtatgccttttttcaaaattattataagtattTCAGCGATTAATGTATAATCTGTTATAATACGGCCATAAGGCGTCCCGAACACTGTTGCCAACTCGCAAAATTTTTACTGCACGTTCTGATTCGTCCAGAGTTATTCTAGTAAaaatgctttctttttttcacgaagTTTCAAATAATGAATACTCTTGTTTGAAGTGAAATTATACAATTAGATAGTacaggaaaaatataaagtcaaTAATGTCGTGATAACTTTTAGCAAAGACTGCTTTACGATTCGTCGATTTTTGACACCATATTGGATAATTTAAACCATGTAAGACAAATTGACCAATCAGCGTAATTTTACGAAACGGAACTTTTTACGTTTAAATTATggattttgaataattaagttttattatcaacgtttcgtacttaaaatatttttttcactttactCCATTGTAGCCACTTTAATGGATATAAACTTATATGTTCGTTCTAAGAGGTTCCTTCGattcttttccatttgtttGATTGACGAAAAAATAGACTTAATTATTCATCGGTATAATCTTTCTCtgcaattttatttactttttcacaAATACAAGAACGACAAAAATTTGAAACAGTATagacgatatatttattcgttttagtTCTAATGATTAAACGAAATAGTATAAAGACTTGTAAAATTCAATAGTGGTTTTATCGTATAATGATGTtctatataagtattatagcTTACGAAATAGAAGATAACGATTCATTAGTCATATGAGTAAATAAATGATGTACAATAAAATACAGTGGAAGACGAATAAATTGGTGCTATGAACGTAACGTTCAGATATTATTAAGGAGTAAGTATCaaacaaaatattcatttaaaaaatattttatcgagttTTGCTAAATAGAAAGACGTAGAGATAAAATATACTATCTCACagagttaaatatatttcacatatatatatatatatatatatatatatatatataaacatatactgATTTGTCACTTTTTCTAGGAACTCTCTATACGATATTGactcttctctttattatcctttccgtaaaaagtaaaaacgaaGACAAGGTACACCttcattta
This genomic interval from Vespula pensylvanica isolate Volc-1 chromosome 8, ASM1446617v1, whole genome shotgun sequence contains the following:
- the LOC122631262 gene encoding arginine/serine-rich protein PNISR; this translates as MKMSGDMFEGKDYPTQWALNPSAYQNMSNDQVDWAALAQQWIKMKETVVPPAPPPPSIDSLCPGNDSSGEAPMDMDTKEDDIPPAPPAPTISGSDAWAQWSQWGHWNTSNSNTGTWEWTGVPPPGVTIGPDGKPAGVPTLPIIPPGPTISTTEFNVPPPVTPSLYSYNSAPPSQPYNQQVSNFWSGESSTAVPSQPLLYMKGIRHTNRIPHMRPIDAVRCRNNREKTPEEDTTTTIDAAKRRQLPAWIREGLEKMEREKQKAVERERQEILRKQEIEARKKAEDEARLVLNPSKSKFDSDSEKEVDQEFETSSTEQNINKKNYERTPDVIRPRKSRFRDADSPEPSIAADNSPTPVSGSMPVTVKRSQEEILQDVMLKVRRSLTEILLEVTNEEIGVVCREVWNRARAKAPAGEHSVASFNNTAPLAQITRKLGLGIYGDSNSESEEEQNEQEQLQNNDSDEELMETLRRRQQAFKKTEKEIEARLAAEEENEDQYNVQQENHIGNTSCRDTVDEKETVNIQRAASESLSSDGQSPREVNASADVVKAGTPSASVNSESSNSESTSSDTSHNSTKKNKKLSKKSDRDQRKRKSKSRSKSRSKKSRSRSSERTRKRSSRSRSVKSRKGRRSRSSNYRSSRKRRSKSRNRKRLRSRSRSCRRSRSLSGSRKWSRSRSSGKKKSHSHSRERRSRSRSIRRSKSRIRVKRKSSSRTRERSRSRSRDRHRSRSYVSRSRRRSQSRSRDRRRSQSKSHQWNTRDGKKSSHRFRN